Proteins from a single region of Candidatus Woesearchaeota archaeon:
- a CDS encoding SMC family ATPase — translation MQLHQLTLHNIRSYQHQTIDFQPGITLLAGDIGVGKSTILLAIEFALFGSSRTELPAELLLRKGTTNGYVELVFSLQQDQITIKRPLKKENETIKQLAGHIIRNDIKKELMPVELKSEVLTLLGYPQEVLSKTKNYLYRFTVYTPQEEMKLILEQDAQSRLDILRKIFNIDKYKTIRENTQSYLKTLRSRITISKTKAEPLAQYQTKEQATINLRKEKEQEIVSIKPIIQEIEKEKANIKEKRNLIELEYQKALQLRNEKSTLSATLTQIEKQIHNYEQQYQQITQKIALLSPEPRDILLIQQELGILETQQREIIATQASLQQLCSQIQKQIEQVQQEYQIILKELETLTQKEEFCANLEQKRLELLKKIQSTPNLQETYSEIVSKIAQVKTILAQIEKIEKNFHQLDNCPTCLQQVKPEYKEQILQTEQHKKQENQEKLTLFEQQLKQINENIRVAAQEQQQLVQIDQEHIKIRAQLSSLYEKRTKQTKIEEQRSALLSQNNAHMSKLNIIQKEEKEINRTQKIKELRIHLEEEQIRKSLLEQSTQLTSRISSLRQEKEQCQIQHQKVDSEYEKYRDISIKVEECRKEEEKNALEQTKQALLLTKLETEYTSLEESLKEITTEIARLTIEKQNALSLQQTSFWLEEHFLPLTLTIEKHVMVTIHQLFAQLFQDWFSILMQDDTITARIDETFNPIIEQNGYEVTFSNLSGGEKTSCALAYRLALNRVINDVIHEIKTKDFLILDEPTDGFSSEQLDRVRDVLEKLGLRQIILVSHEAKIESFVDHVIRVRKQDHVSELW, via the coding sequence ATGCAATTACATCAACTTACGCTTCATAACATTCGTTCATATCAGCATCAAACCATAGATTTTCAACCTGGTATTACTCTTCTTGCAGGAGATATTGGCGTCGGTAAATCAACCATTCTTCTTGCAATTGAATTCGCGCTCTTTGGCAGTTCACGAACAGAATTACCTGCTGAACTTCTTCTTCGCAAAGGAACTACTAACGGGTATGTAGAACTGGTATTTTCGCTGCAACAAGACCAAATCACGATCAAAAGACCATTAAAAAAAGAAAATGAAACCATCAAACAATTAGCTGGACATATTATTCGTAACGATATTAAAAAAGAACTCATGCCTGTGGAACTCAAATCCGAAGTTCTCACCCTCCTAGGCTATCCCCAAGAAGTTCTTAGTAAAACTAAGAATTATCTCTACCGCTTCACCGTTTATACCCCACAAGAAGAGATGAAACTTATTCTTGAACAAGATGCGCAATCACGATTAGATATATTGCGTAAAATCTTTAACATTGATAAATACAAAACTATTCGAGAAAATACCCAAAGTTATCTTAAAACACTTCGTTCTCGAATCACCATTTCAAAAACCAAAGCAGAACCGCTTGCTCAATATCAAACAAAAGAACAAGCAACCATTAATCTGCGAAAAGAGAAAGAACAAGAAATTGTCAGTATAAAACCAATAATTCAAGAGATAGAAAAAGAAAAAGCGAACATCAAAGAAAAACGTAACCTAATAGAGCTTGAATATCAAAAAGCTCTGCAATTACGCAATGAAAAATCAACACTTTCTGCCACTCTCACCCAAATAGAAAAACAGATACATAATTACGAACAACAGTACCAACAGATTACGCAAAAAATTGCTTTACTCTCCCCAGAACCGCGCGATATACTTCTCATTCAACAAGAATTAGGCATTTTAGAAACACAACAACGTGAAATCATCGCAACACAAGCTTCATTACAGCAATTATGCTCACAAATTCAAAAACAAATTGAACAAGTTCAACAAGAATATCAAATAATTCTAAAAGAGCTAGAAACACTTACGCAAAAAGAAGAGTTTTGCGCCAATCTTGAACAAAAACGATTGGAACTTCTCAAAAAAATCCAGTCAACACCTAATTTACAAGAAACCTACTCTGAGATTGTCTCAAAAATAGCCCAAGTAAAAACCATTCTAGCTCAAATTGAAAAAATCGAAAAGAATTTTCATCAACTTGATAACTGCCCAACGTGTTTACAGCAAGTAAAACCAGAATATAAAGAACAAATTCTCCAGACCGAACAACACAAAAAACAAGAAAATCAAGAAAAATTAACCCTGTTTGAGCAACAACTAAAACAAATTAATGAAAACATCCGTGTAGCTGCGCAAGAACAACAACAACTAGTCCAAATTGACCAGGAACATATCAAAATTCGCGCACAATTAAGTTCATTATACGAAAAAAGAACAAAACAAACTAAAATTGAAGAACAACGCAGCGCCCTTCTAAGCCAGAATAATGCGCATATGAGCAAACTCAATATTATTCAAAAAGAAGAAAAAGAAATTAACCGAACCCAAAAAATAAAAGAATTACGAATACATCTTGAAGAAGAACAAATACGAAAATCACTTCTAGAACAATCCACTCAACTTACATCGCGCATATCTTCTTTACGACAAGAAAAAGAACAATGTCAAATACAACATCAGAAAGTAGACTCAGAATATGAAAAGTATCGTGATATTAGCATAAAAGTTGAAGAATGCCGCAAAGAAGAAGAAAAGAATGCACTTGAGCAAACCAAACAAGCGCTTCTTCTCACAAAACTAGAGACAGAATACACTTCCCTAGAAGAATCACTCAAAGAAATAACCACAGAAATAGCCCGTTTAACTATAGAAAAACAAAACGCCCTTTCACTCCAACAGACATCATTCTGGCTCGAAGAACATTTCCTTCCCCTCACACTTACTATTGAAAAGCATGTGATGGTAACAATTCATCAACTCTTTGCCCAGCTATTTCAAGATTGGTTTTCCATCCTCATGCAAGACGACACTATAACCGCACGTATTGATGAAACCTTCAACCCTATTATAGAGCAAAATGGCTATGAAGTTACCTTTTCTAATTTAAGCGGCGGTGAGAAAACCTCCTGTGCCCTTGCCTATCGACTTGCACTCAATAGAGTCATTAACGATGTCATTCACGAAATTAAAACCAAAGATTTTCTCATCCTTGATGAACCAACCGATGGATTTAGTTCAGAACAACTCGACCGCGTGCGTGACGTTCTTGAAAAATTAGGTCTACGCCAAATTATTCTTGTTTCACATGAAGCCAAAATAGAAAGCTTTGTGGATCATGTGATTCGAGTGAGAAAGCAAGACCATGTGAGTGAGTTGTGGTGA
- a CDS encoding RsmB/NOP family class I SAM-dependent RNA methyltransferase, giving the protein MEFKKEFVERYSALTDWEEFKRYSLSYLRRSIRVNTLLTTVEDVKKSLAAKGWILEQIPWCPEGFWISNPERKDVGNLLEHQVGYIYVQEAASMVPPVVLAPQEGDMVLDMCASPGSKTTQLAAMMKNTGVLVANDYKGLRLQSLGINVQRCGMTNCIITLMHGKRFHGFLFDKILVDAPCSGTGTIRKSLKTVTIWNASMITKLARQQKELITTAFANLKPGGEMVYSTCSVEPEEDEGVIDYLLKSEPTAQVVPVKLQGLVLGKPVMSFKGVDYHPDVKHSLRLWPQDNDTEGFFVCKIRKTA; this is encoded by the coding sequence ATGGAATTTAAGAAGGAGTTCGTGGAACGCTATAGTGCGCTGACAGATTGGGAGGAGTTTAAACGGTATTCATTGTCTTATTTACGCCGATCGATTCGGGTTAATACCCTTCTTACGACGGTTGAGGATGTGAAGAAGAGTCTTGCGGCAAAGGGCTGGATTTTAGAACAAATTCCGTGGTGTCCTGAAGGTTTTTGGATCTCTAATCCTGAACGCAAGGATGTGGGAAATCTCTTAGAGCATCAAGTAGGGTATATTTATGTTCAAGAAGCGGCGTCAATGGTTCCTCCTGTAGTTCTTGCTCCACAAGAAGGTGATATGGTCCTTGATATGTGTGCTTCTCCTGGAAGTAAAACAACTCAGCTTGCAGCAATGATGAAAAACACAGGTGTATTGGTGGCAAATGATTACAAAGGATTACGTTTACAATCTCTTGGTATTAATGTACAGCGTTGTGGGATGACAAATTGTATCATTACTCTTATGCATGGAAAACGCTTTCATGGTTTTCTCTTTGACAAAATTTTGGTTGATGCGCCTTGTTCAGGAACAGGAACAATTCGTAAGAGTCTTAAAACAGTTACGATCTGGAATGCAAGCATGATTACTAAACTTGCTCGGCAGCAAAAAGAGTTGATTACGACTGCGTTTGCAAATTTGAAACCTGGTGGAGAAATGGTGTATTCTACTTGTTCAGTTGAGCCAGAAGAAGATGAAGGAGTTATTGATTATTTGCTTAAATCTGAGCCCACAGCTCAGGTTGTACCTGTGAAGTTGCAGGGATTGGTCTTGGGCAAACCGGTGATGTCGTTTAAAGGAGTTGACTATCATCCTGATGTGAAACATTCTTTACGGTTGTGGCCACAGGATAATGATACGGAAGGTTTCTTTGTCTGTAAGATAAGAAAGACGGCATAG
- the eno gene encoding phosphopyruvate hydratase has translation MARIIRITAREILDSRGNPTVEATVVTSKGIGVASVPSGASTGVHEACELRDGGKRYGGKGVLKAVAHINGIIAPSLKGKDCGEQFALDQLLCSLDGTSSKKKLGANAILAVSLACARATAVELGQPLYVYLHSLVQSRRSLVVPRLFFNIINGGKHADNSLAFQEFMIVPRMKTARENVRVASEVYHVLKKNLHQQYGLNATNVGDEGGFAPPVRSVREALDVLVKAIADAGYKGKVDIALDCAASEFYNNGKYIVDGTKLGNAELLKLYLDLVKKYPIISIEDPFEQEDFESFALLRERVAKQKVQVVGDDLTVTNVRRIRMALGHKSISCLLLKVNQIGTLSEAIAAADLMFSESLGVMVSHRSGETTDTFIADLAVALGCGQIKAGAPCRGERVAKYNRLMEIEEGMN, from the coding sequence ATGGCAAGAATAATAAGAATTACTGCACGTGAGATTCTTGATAGTCGGGGTAATCCGACGGTTGAAGCCACGGTTGTTACTTCAAAAGGAATAGGGGTTGCAAGTGTTCCTTCTGGTGCAAGCACTGGTGTTCATGAAGCATGCGAGTTGCGAGATGGCGGCAAGCGTTATGGTGGTAAAGGGGTTCTGAAAGCGGTTGCACACATTAATGGGATTATTGCTCCATCACTGAAAGGAAAGGATTGTGGTGAACAGTTTGCTCTTGATCAATTACTTTGTTCTTTGGATGGGACATCTAGTAAGAAAAAGCTAGGGGCAAATGCCATTTTAGCTGTTTCATTAGCCTGTGCACGGGCAACAGCTGTAGAATTGGGTCAACCGTTGTATGTTTATTTACATTCTTTAGTTCAATCACGCCGATCTTTGGTTGTTCCTCGTTTATTCTTTAATATTATTAATGGGGGCAAACATGCTGATAACTCTTTAGCGTTTCAAGAGTTTATGATTGTGCCGCGAATGAAAACGGCACGCGAAAATGTGCGTGTAGCAAGTGAAGTATATCATGTTTTGAAAAAAAATCTTCATCAACAGTATGGTTTGAATGCTACGAATGTGGGCGATGAGGGAGGATTTGCACCTCCCGTTAGATCAGTTCGTGAGGCACTTGATGTGTTGGTAAAAGCTATTGCTGATGCAGGATACAAAGGCAAAGTGGATATCGCTTTGGATTGTGCTGCGTCTGAGTTTTATAATAATGGTAAGTATATTGTTGATGGTACAAAATTGGGTAATGCTGAGTTATTAAAATTGTATCTGGATTTAGTCAAAAAGTATCCAATTATTTCTATTGAAGATCCTTTTGAACAAGAAGATTTTGAGTCATTTGCTTTATTACGTGAAAGAGTGGCAAAACAGAAAGTGCAGGTTGTGGGAGATGATCTTACAGTTACGAATGTACGACGCATTCGTATGGCTCTGGGACATAAGAGTATTTCGTGTTTGCTGCTTAAAGTGAATCAAATTGGTACTTTGTCAGAAGCAATTGCCGCAGCTGATTTGATGTTTTCTGAAAGTTTAGGAGTGATGGTATCTCATCGTTCGGGTGAGACTACTGATACATTCATTGCTGATCTTGCTGTTGCTCTTGGTTGCGGTCAAATTAAAGCAGGCGCACCATGTCGTGGTGAAAGGGTTGCGAAGTATAATCGATTGATGGAAATTGAAGAAGGAATGAACTAG
- a CDS encoding bifunctional (p)ppGpp synthetase/guanosine-3',5'-bis(diphosphate) 3'-pyrophosphohydrolase translates to MDQTLFLSTCKKAGYTPFHCSRFSQALEFAAPFLQSTKRLGGDSVFDHNRRVAEILLDNNAQPELIIAGILQGVLRVTGSHEVEVKFGHEVVALLRGLDDLSTIKAKNTKLEAEALRKILLTTLKDVRVIIIKLASKLDNLRTIAVLNAKDQKRIAQEVLDVYAPLASRLALERLRSQLEDLAFNIVNPRKYREILSFLEESREERESDVAQAIEQIKKVSSGKVALVSIKGRPKNVYSIFRKFTLRGVPLHEQYDLLGIRILVAEEKDCYALLGLLHETFEPIEGRLKDYIAHPKSNLYQSLHTGLKLADGKIVEVQIRTPEMNEFAEEGIAAHWKYKGIKSDSLFEKKVSWLKGVLDLQRSEEGKDFLESVKVDIFGDKITCYTPKGDVKELPTGSTLLDFAYVVHEHIGNTAVAGHVNGRFVPLKHVLMAGDVVEILTNKNQRPRRGWLKIVTSAKSRQKIRKALKEYETLAPTHFRAPKPLVAEGNGVLVESAQFPTATCVLAKCCHVLPGSAIVGIVNKRRVVSVHNPECRDALKEEQRWVDVNWKETFNQKIRFFVEALERSGLLADLLHTIARAGFEIKEAKAKMLNEGHAICSFLVVPRDLEEVKDMVRRVQKVKGVKKIYFE, encoded by the coding sequence ATGGATCAGACTTTGTTTCTTTCGACTTGTAAAAAAGCGGGATATACGCCGTTCCATTGTTCTCGTTTTTCACAGGCACTTGAATTTGCAGCTCCATTTTTGCAGAGCACTAAACGTCTTGGTGGGGATAGTGTTTTTGATCATAATCGGCGGGTAGCAGAGATTTTGTTAGATAATAATGCTCAACCAGAACTGATTATAGCAGGAATTTTACAGGGCGTGTTGCGAGTTACTGGTAGTCATGAGGTTGAAGTTAAATTTGGGCATGAAGTAGTGGCGTTGTTGCGTGGACTGGATGATCTTTCTACAATCAAAGCAAAAAATACAAAATTGGAAGCAGAAGCTCTACGTAAAATTTTATTGACGACGCTTAAAGATGTTCGAGTTATTATCATTAAGTTGGCGAGCAAATTAGATAATTTGCGTACTATTGCTGTTTTAAATGCAAAGGATCAAAAACGCATTGCGCAAGAAGTGCTGGATGTGTATGCCCCGCTTGCGTCGCGCTTAGCGCTGGAACGGCTACGAAGCCAGTTAGAGGATTTGGCGTTTAATATTGTTAATCCTCGTAAATACAGGGAGATTTTGTCGTTCTTAGAAGAATCTCGTGAAGAACGTGAATCTGATGTTGCTCAAGCAATAGAACAGATCAAAAAAGTATCTTCGGGGAAAGTTGCGTTAGTTTCTATTAAAGGTCGTCCTAAAAATGTGTATAGTATTTTTCGTAAGTTTACGTTACGCGGTGTGCCTTTGCATGAGCAGTATGATCTATTAGGGATTCGCATTCTGGTTGCTGAAGAAAAAGATTGTTATGCTCTATTAGGATTGCTTCATGAGACTTTTGAACCTATTGAGGGACGTCTCAAAGATTACATTGCTCACCCTAAGTCTAATCTTTATCAGTCATTGCATACTGGTCTTAAACTTGCTGATGGCAAAATTGTGGAAGTACAGATTCGCACACCTGAAATGAATGAGTTTGCCGAGGAAGGAATTGCAGCACATTGGAAATACAAAGGGATCAAATCTGATTCGTTATTTGAGAAAAAAGTGTCGTGGCTTAAGGGTGTATTAGATTTACAGCGATCAGAAGAAGGCAAAGATTTCTTAGAAAGTGTCAAAGTGGATATTTTTGGTGATAAAATTACTTGTTATACTCCTAAAGGTGATGTGAAAGAGTTGCCTACGGGTTCTACTTTGCTTGATTTTGCGTATGTGGTGCATGAACATATTGGTAATACTGCGGTTGCGGGTCATGTTAATGGTCGATTTGTTCCATTAAAACATGTGCTGATGGCAGGAGATGTTGTGGAGATTTTAACCAACAAAAATCAACGTCCACGACGTGGTTGGCTTAAGATTGTTACATCTGCGAAATCTCGTCAAAAGATTCGTAAGGCACTCAAAGAATATGAAACGCTTGCTCCCACTCATTTTCGCGCTCCCAAACCGTTGGTTGCGGAGGGGAATGGCGTGTTGGTGGAGTCTGCTCAATTTCCTACGGCAACATGCGTGCTTGCAAAATGTTGTCACGTTCTTCCGGGGTCGGCGATAGTTGGTATTGTTAATAAACGGCGGGTTGTGTCGGTTCATAATCCAGAGTGTCGTGATGCGCTTAAAGAAGAGCAACGATGGGTCGATGTTAACTGGAAGGAGACGTTTAATCAAAAGATTCGTTTTTTTGTTGAAGCATTGGAACGAAGTGGGTTACTTGCAGATTTATTACATACCATTGCGCGAGCAGGATTCGAGATTAAAGAAGCGAAAGCAAAAATGCTTAATGAGGGGCATGCAATTTGTTCGTTTTTAGTTGTACCCCGAGATTTAGAAGAGGTTAAAGATATGGTGCGGCGTGTCCAGAAGGTTAAGGGTGTGAAGAAGATTTATTTTGAGTAG
- a CDS encoding DUF1761 domain-containing protein encodes MVSINYVAVLVAGLIQFVLGGLWYGPLFGKLWMRLMKIDPKKMKPTHMAWRYVGGLLTALLMTFILAHFVSYAVATTALEGVFVGLIAWLGFIATVAFGSVLWEQKPFSLYVLNVGYYLVCLLISGAILAVWI; translated from the coding sequence ATGGTTAGTATAAATTATGTCGCAGTTCTTGTTGCTGGCTTAATTCAATTTGTTCTTGGTGGTTTGTGGTATGGTCCGCTTTTTGGCAAGCTGTGGATGAGATTGATGAAAATTGATCCTAAAAAGATGAAACCAACTCATATGGCGTGGCGTTATGTAGGGGGATTGTTAACGGCACTTTTGATGACGTTTATTCTTGCACACTTTGTAAGTTATGCTGTTGCTACAACTGCTCTTGAAGGGGTGTTTGTTGGTTTGATTGCTTGGTTAGGTTTTATTGCTACTGTAGCATTTGGCAGTGTGTTGTGGGAGCAGAAACCATTTTCATTGTATGTGCTTAATGTAGGATATTATCTTGTATGTTTGTTAATTAGTGGTGCAATTTTAGCAGTTTGGATTTAG
- the aroF gene encoding 3-deoxy-7-phosphoheptulonate synthase has product MPSQKPLIIIAGPCSIESEKQFLTIAKAVKKVGATHIRGGAFKPRTDPTAFQGHGHDVLHLLDKAKQLTKLPVVTELLDTEDIIEVAHHTDIIQIGTRNMHNTALLKKIAQRAPTKPILLKRGFAATKKELMGAIGYLHHHGHKGQIYVCERGIRTFADGEYSRYTLDVNFIAACKKDPNFKYPIIVDPSHPAGKAELVEALAYAGIAAGADGLIIEVSMSPFIEVAQSDKDQQITPQMLKRIMNNAEKIRRVVNYKS; this is encoded by the coding sequence ATGCCATCCCAAAAACCACTCATCATCATCGCCGGACCTTGTTCCATAGAATCTGAAAAACAATTTCTCACCATAGCCAAAGCAGTCAAGAAAGTTGGCGCAACGCACATTCGCGGCGGCGCATTCAAACCGCGTACCGATCCCACAGCATTTCAAGGTCACGGTCATGATGTACTTCATCTGCTAGATAAAGCAAAACAACTCACCAAACTTCCTGTGGTGACTGAACTTCTCGACACCGAAGATATTATTGAAGTTGCGCATCACACTGATATTATCCAAATTGGCACACGAAATATGCATAATACTGCATTACTCAAAAAGATTGCGCAACGTGCACCAACCAAACCAATCCTACTCAAGCGAGGTTTTGCGGCAACAAAAAAAGAATTAATGGGAGCCATTGGCTACCTGCATCATCACGGACATAAAGGACAAATCTATGTCTGTGAACGTGGCATTCGCACCTTTGCTGATGGAGAATACAGCCGATACACTCTTGATGTCAACTTCATCGCCGCCTGTAAGAAAGATCCAAATTTCAAATACCCCATTATTGTTGATCCATCACATCCTGCAGGAAAAGCAGAATTAGTAGAGGCTCTTGCCTATGCTGGCATTGCCGCCGGTGCAGACGGATTAATCATCGAAGTAAGCATGAGCCCATTTATTGAAGTTGCACAATCTGATAAAGACCAACAAATAACACCGCAGATGCTAAAAAGAATTATGAACAATGCGGAAAAAATACGAAGAGTTGTTAACTACAAGTCATAG
- a CDS encoding 30S ribosomal protein S8e — translation MARSQFRSQRKPSGGRFHASRSKRNSELAGYVSMTKVSTQKRMQKKRVVGANYKYSLLQVKEINVTDKSGKTAKTPILNVVNNTANQNLVRRNVITKGAVVETKLGRVRVTSRPGQEASVNGRLV, via the coding sequence ATGGCACGATCTCAATTTCGATCTCAACGTAAACCAAGCGGTGGACGTTTCCACGCTTCCCGTAGCAAACGCAACTCTGAACTTGCTGGCTACGTGTCAATGACAAAAGTCTCAACTCAAAAAAGAATGCAAAAGAAACGAGTTGTAGGCGCAAATTACAAATATTCCCTTCTTCAAGTAAAAGAAATTAACGTAACTGATAAAAGCGGAAAAACTGCAAAAACCCCAATCCTAAATGTTGTAAACAACACTGCAAATCAAAACCTTGTTCGTCGTAACGTTATTACGAAAGGCGCAGTCGTTGAAACAAAACTTGGACGTGTTCGTGTAACTTCCCGCCCAGGTCAAGAAGCCAGCGTTAATGGTCGATTAGTTTAG
- the gap gene encoding type I glyceraldehyde-3-phosphate dehydrogenase: MINVAINGFGRIGRMVLRAGWNDKKINFVAINDPGETKMMAHLLKYDSVHGPFTENVSYTANSLIIGKKKIIVTGEKDPTKLDWKKHKIDVVVECTGHFTKPQDASIHLKQGAKKVLISAPCKCDPKEWPKNAVTLVMGVNEKDYKKSTHHIISNASCTTNCVAPVLKVIQDAIGINQCFFTTVHAYTATEHLVDGAGDKDVRRTRAAGINIIPTSSGADIAVIQAIPSLTGKVRGSAFRVPVVDGSVTTFSIETKKDVTPEMVNKFLLQAAKGKMKGILEYSTDELVSTDIIHNPHSTIVDSLLTTVVNKRLLEVVAWYDNEWGYSCRMVDMIKHIS; encoded by the coding sequence ATGATTAACGTAGCTATTAATGGATTCGGTCGAATAGGGAGAATGGTTCTAAGAGCAGGTTGGAACGACAAAAAAATCAATTTCGTCGCCATTAATGATCCTGGTGAAACCAAAATGATGGCTCACCTTCTCAAATATGATTCTGTGCATGGCCCATTCACCGAAAATGTTTCTTACACTGCAAACTCATTAATCATCGGCAAAAAGAAAATAATCGTTACAGGTGAAAAAGACCCAACTAAATTAGATTGGAAAAAACATAAAATAGATGTTGTTGTAGAATGCACAGGACATTTCACCAAACCCCAAGATGCATCAATTCATCTCAAACAAGGTGCAAAAAAAGTACTTATCTCTGCTCCTTGTAAATGTGATCCAAAAGAATGGCCTAAAAACGCTGTCACGTTAGTGATGGGTGTTAATGAAAAAGATTACAAAAAATCAACCCACCATATTATTTCCAACGCCTCCTGTACCACAAACTGTGTTGCGCCGGTGCTCAAAGTAATACAAGATGCTATCGGTATCAACCAATGTTTTTTCACCACAGTTCATGCGTATACTGCAACTGAACATCTCGTTGATGGCGCAGGAGATAAAGACGTACGACGAACAAGAGCTGCAGGTATTAACATCATTCCAACTTCAAGTGGAGCAGATATTGCCGTGATTCAAGCTATTCCTTCATTAACAGGCAAAGTGCGCGGTTCAGCGTTTCGCGTTCCTGTTGTGGATGGTAGCGTGACTACATTTAGTATTGAAACCAAAAAAGATGTAACTCCAGAAATGGTGAACAAGTTTTTGCTTCAGGCAGCCAAAGGCAAAATGAAAGGCATTTTGGAATACAGCACTGATGAATTAGTCTCAACAGATATCATCCATAACCCTCATTCAACCATTGTTGACTCCTTGCTCACCACAGTAGTTAACAAACGATTATTAGAAGTCGTTGCCTGGTATGATAACGAATGGGGATATAGCTGTCGAATGGTTGATATGATTAAGCATATCAGTTAG
- a CDS encoding L-threonylcarbamoyladenylate synthase, translating to MEIVTQTEFQMRAEEFCEKIKAGVVFIYPTDTVYGIGCNALNTKSVEFIRKLKNRPTQPFSIWVPSKQWIEQNCSLNSKSKSALEKIPGPYTILLPLKNKKVISPNVNDNLAKVGIRLPQHWLHAYIEKMNIPIVTTSVNKHSNPFMTSLENLDPDFERVEFCLYEGPKEGRPSVILDPENDEKKER from the coding sequence ATGGAAATAGTAACTCAGACAGAATTTCAAATGAGAGCAGAAGAGTTCTGCGAAAAAATAAAAGCTGGTGTTGTATTTATTTATCCCACTGACACCGTTTATGGAATTGGCTGCAATGCACTCAATACAAAATCAGTAGAATTCATTCGTAAACTTAAAAATCGCCCTACCCAACCATTTTCCATATGGGTTCCATCAAAACAATGGATAGAACAGAATTGTTCTCTAAACAGTAAGAGTAAAAGTGCTCTTGAAAAAATTCCTGGACCGTATACTATTCTTCTTCCACTTAAAAACAAGAAAGTAATTTCACCAAATGTAAACGATAATCTCGCAAAAGTAGGAATACGCCTTCCTCAACACTGGTTGCATGCCTACATTGAAAAAATGAACATCCCCATAGTTACTACCTCTGTTAATAAGCACAGTAATCCTTTCATGACTTCGTTAGAAAACCTTGATCCAGACTTTGAACGAGTTGAGTTCTGCCTCTATGAAGGACCAAAAGAAGGACGACCATCAGTGATTCTTGATCCTGAAAACGATGAGAAAAAAGAAAGATAA